In Helianthus annuus cultivar XRQ/B chromosome 8, HanXRQr2.0-SUNRISE, whole genome shotgun sequence, a single genomic region encodes these proteins:
- the LOC118481107 gene encoding protein ALP1-like, whose translation MPNYCGVIETTHLKMHLHKSEGETGVWLDKSNNNSMKLQVIVDPTMRFVDVVSGFSGRMTKNGVLHQSEMLRLAQKGEKLNGNRGELSKRTTIPEYVVGESGFRLLPWLTTPYHDAGLNEDQTEFNKRHLTYPNTTLKCIKRDDTGSSLADSDAKH comes from the exons ATGCCAAACTATTGTGGGGTCATTGAGACCACACATCTAAAGATGCACCTACACAAGTCTGAAGGTGAAACCGGTGTGTGGCTCGACAAGAGTAATAACAACAGTATGAAACTACAGGTGATCGTTGACCCGACAATGCGGTTTGTTGATGTGGTTTCTGGGTTCTCGGGACGTATGACTAAAAACGGTGTCCTTCACCAATCGGAAATGTTACGTTTGGCACAGAAAGGAGAGAAGCTAAACGGGAATAGAGGAGAACTTTCTAAACGAACAACGATTCCTGAATATGTAGTTGGAGAATCGGGTTTTCGGCTACTTCCATGGCTGACGACTCCATACCATGATGCAGGACTGAATGAAGATCAAACTGAATTTAACAAGAGGCAT TTAACATATCCAAACACCACCCTAAAATGCATCAAGAGAGACGATACTGGATCGTCTCTTGCGGATTCAGATGCAAAACATTAG